The following coding sequences lie in one Streptococcus suis genomic window:
- a CDS encoding DUF1275 domain-containing protein, whose product MNQKEYRVFEGLRIACSLTFISGYLNAFTFVTQGGRFAGVQSGNVISLAYFLAKGDFAQVVNFSIPILFFVFGQFFTYLARRYFEKQTWSWHFGSSVMMLVLILLTIILSPIMPASFTIASLAFVASIQVETFRRLRGAPYANVMMTGNVKNAAYLWFKGVIEKDSELRKTGRNILFTIIGFMLGVIISTHLSFKFKEYALIGLILPVLYINYELWQEKRPTRGRSK is encoded by the coding sequence ATGAATCAAAAAGAGTATCGTGTTTTTGAGGGATTGAGAATTGCTTGTTCATTAACGTTTATCAGTGGTTATTTAAATGCCTTTACTTTTGTAACTCAGGGTGGTCGCTTTGCTGGAGTACAATCTGGAAATGTTATTTCCCTAGCTTATTTTTTAGCTAAAGGTGATTTTGCGCAGGTAGTTAATTTTTCCATTCCCATTTTATTTTTTGTATTCGGACAATTTTTTACCTACTTAGCAAGAAGGTATTTTGAAAAACAAACATGGTCTTGGCACTTTGGTAGTAGTGTAATGATGTTAGTTCTTATTTTACTAACTATCATTCTCTCACCTATAATGCCTGCGTCTTTTACAATTGCTAGTCTAGCCTTCGTAGCCTCTATTCAAGTAGAAACATTTAGAAGGTTACGAGGTGCTCCGTATGCCAATGTGATGATGACAGGGAATGTCAAAAATGCTGCTTATCTCTGGTTTAAAGGAGTTATTGAAAAAGATTCAGAACTTAGAAAAACAGGTAGAAACATCTTATTTACCATTATAGGATTTATGCTAGGTGTCATCATATCTACTCACCTATCCTTCAAATTTAAAGAATATGCCCTTATTGGTCTGATTTTGCCAGTTTTATATATTAATTATGAATTATGGCAAGAAAAAAGACCTACTCGAGGTAGGTCTAAATGA